One Setaria italica strain Yugu1 chromosome I, Setaria_italica_v2.0, whole genome shotgun sequence DNA window includes the following coding sequences:
- the LOC101775834 gene encoding probable calcium-binding protein CML21: MGGVIGGDSPRNSSPATKLERKMVEAMQQRALKGTSVKSFNSVIMKFPKIDESLRNCRTIFQQFDEDSNGEIDQQELKHCFQKLGIESTDDEIKDLFEACDIYEHMGMKFNEFIVFLCLVYLLNDPAVSEARKRMGLGSLEPTFETLVESFVFLDKNKDGYVSKNEMIQAINETTAGERSSGRIGVKRFEEMDWDKNGTVTFKEFLFAFTRWVGIDNEDDDEEDNE, translated from the exons ATGGGAGGTGTAATCGGTGGTGACTCGCCAAGGAACAGTTCACCGGCAACAAAGTTAGAGAGGAAGATGGTTGAGGCCATGCAGCAGAGGGCACTGAAAGGAACTTCTGTGAAATCTTTCAACAGTGTCATCATGAAATTTCCTAAAATTGACGAGAGCTTGAGAAACTGCAGGACCATCTTTCAGCAATTTG ATGAAGATTCCAATGGTGAAATAGATCAACAGGAACTCAAGCactgtttccagaaattgggtatCGAATCTACTGATGATGAAATAAAAGATCTGTTTGAGGCATGCGACATTTATGAACACATGGGCATGAAATTCAATGAGTTCATTGTCTTCCTGTGCCTTGTTTATCTTCTCAATGATCCTGCGGTGTCTGAAGCA AGAAAAAGAATGGGATTAGGCAGTCTTGAGCCAACATTTGAGACACTGGTTGAGTCATTTGTCTTCTTGGACAAGAACAAAGATGGGTATGTCAGTAAGAACGAGATGATACAAGCAATAAATGAAACTACTGCAGGAGAGCGCTCTTCTGGGCGCATAGGCGTGAAAAGATTTG AGGAAATGGATTGGGACAAGAATGGCACAGTGACCTTCAAGGAGTTCCTCTTCGCTTTTACTCGGTGGGTGGGGATTGACAATGAGGACGATGACGAGGAGGACAATGAATGA
- the LOC101776234 gene encoding uncharacterized protein LOC101776234 isoform X2, whose protein sequence is MFLLLSQRILLSHVWSTATEIGLSGGDYVSLGWHEKEDLKCAVSCLRANKQVSSIGLWGRSMGAVTSLLYGAEDPSIAGMVLDSAFTNLYDLMMELVDVYKIRVPKFTVKMAVQYMRRIIQKRAKFDIMDLNVLKLAPKMSIPALFGHGLNDMFIQPHHCERIHQAYGGDKSIIKFEGDHNSPRPQSYYDSVSIFFYKTLHPPLLPAARSNKLHMGAFKVGNVTNESFFFEIINGLQPANTAACSSSTDAPNIPNAKRSAVDLLSESLNQLSVNNETDLDFLLDENRSLSEMDGDSVGSRLQDKISRHNEESCSYTSSNRESWGRCSSLGAASDDESSSGDNNDKQENKTVKALATPQRQSQRKPSDKDKAKEKKIRALWKKIKSEKVEMGDSLSQRFRMCLGQPARHKRNKSSGELTTP, encoded by the exons ATGTTCCTGCTTTTATCCCAGAGAATACTGCTCTCCCATGTGTGGTCTACTGCCACGGAAATAG GTCTATCAGGTGGAGATTATGTCAGCCTGGGTTGGCATGAG AAAGAGGACCTCAAATGTGCGGTGTCATGTCTACGGGCCAATAAGCAAGTTTCCAGTATAGGCCTTTGGGGGCGATCGATGGGCGCCGTTACAAG CCTACTCTATGGAGCAGAAGATCCCTCTATTGCTGGCATGGTATTGGATAGTGCTTTTACTAATTTGTATGACTTGATGATGGAACTTGTCGACGTTTACAAAATTCGAGTTCCTAAATTCACG GTTAAGATGGCTGTACAGTACATGCGGCGAATTATTCAGAAAAGAGCCAAGTTTGACATAATGGATCTTAATGTTTTAAAG TTGGCTCCCAAGATGTCTATCCCTGCATTATTTGGACATGGCTTGAATGATATGTTTATTCAGCCTCACCATTGCGAGCGTATTCACCAGGCATATGGG GGGGATAAAAGTATAATAAAATTTGAGGGTGATCACAATTCCCCAAGACCTCAATCATATTATGATTCAGTTTCAATATTCTTCTACAAAACATTGCATCCTCCTCTGTTGCCTGCAGCACGTTCTAATAAGCTACATATGGGTGCATTTAAAGTTGGTAATGTAACCAATGAG AGTTTCTTCTTTGAAATCATCAATGGTCTGCAGCCAGCTAACACTGCTGCCTGCAGTTCATCGACAGATGCACCTAACATTCCAAATG CTAAAAGATCTGCAGTTGACTTGCTGTCAGAAAGCTTGAATCAGCTGTCTGTTAACAACGAGACTGACTTG GATTTCCTTTTAGATGAAAATCGTAGCCTGTCAGAGATGGATGGGGATAGTGTTGGATCACGTCTGCAG GATAAAATTAGTAGGCACAATGAGGAGTCCTGCTCATACACGAGCTCTAACAGAGAAAGTTGGGGCAGATGTTCATCTTTAGGAGCGGCCAGTGATGATGAGTCATCCTCGGGGGATAATAACGATAAGCAGGAG AATAAGACAGTGAAGGCTCTGGCTACGCCTCAAAGACAAAGCCAGAGGAAACCATCTGataaagataaagctaaggagAAGAAGATCCGAGCACTGTGGAAGAAGATTAAGAGCGAGAAGGTGGAGATGGGGGACAGTCTATCACAGCGCTTCAGGATGTGCCTCGGCCAACCTGCTCGGCACAAGAGGAACAAATCGTCTGGAGAGCTTACAACTCCATAG
- the LOC101776234 gene encoding uncharacterized protein LOC101776234 isoform X1 yields the protein MIEQFVNFVIRPPRSEYDPDQYLWDTEFILAGRKYKRLDLELTNARGYILKCSHYVPAFIPENTALPCVVYCHGNSGCRADANEAAVILLSSNITVFTLDFSGSGLSGGDYVSLGWHEKEDLKCAVSCLRANKQVSSIGLWGRSMGAVTSLLYGAEDPSIAGMVLDSAFTNLYDLMMELVDVYKIRVPKFTVKMAVQYMRRIIQKRAKFDIMDLNVLKLAPKMSIPALFGHGLNDMFIQPHHCERIHQAYGGDKSIIKFEGDHNSPRPQSYYDSVSIFFYKTLHPPLLPAARSNKLHMGAFKVGNVTNESFFFEIINGLQPANTAACSSSTDAPNIPNAKRSAVDLLSESLNQLSVNNETDLDFLLDENRSLSEMDGDSVGSRLQDKISRHNEESCSYTSSNRESWGRCSSLGAASDDESSSGDNNDKQENKTVKALATPQRQSQRKPSDKDKAKEKKIRALWKKIKSEKVEMGDSLSQRFRMCLGQPARHKRNKSSGELTTP from the exons ATGATCGAGCAGTTCGTCAATTTCGTCATCCGGCCGCCCCG GTCAGAATATGATCCAGATCAGTATCTATGGGACACAGAGTTTATCCTCGCAGGACGGAAATACAAACGACTAGACTTGGAG CTTACAAATGCAAGAGGCTATATCTTAAAATGCAGCCACTATGTTCCTGCTTTTATCCCAGAGAATACTGCTCTCCCATGTGTGGTCTACTGCCACGGAAATAG TGGATGCCGAGCGGATGCAAATGAAGCCGCTGTAATACTGCTTTCTTCAAATATCACTGTTTTCACACTTGACTTTTCTGGGTCAGGTCTATCAGGTGGAGATTATGTCAGCCTGGGTTGGCATGAG AAAGAGGACCTCAAATGTGCGGTGTCATGTCTACGGGCCAATAAGCAAGTTTCCAGTATAGGCCTTTGGGGGCGATCGATGGGCGCCGTTACAAG CCTACTCTATGGAGCAGAAGATCCCTCTATTGCTGGCATGGTATTGGATAGTGCTTTTACTAATTTGTATGACTTGATGATGGAACTTGTCGACGTTTACAAAATTCGAGTTCCTAAATTCACG GTTAAGATGGCTGTACAGTACATGCGGCGAATTATTCAGAAAAGAGCCAAGTTTGACATAATGGATCTTAATGTTTTAAAG TTGGCTCCCAAGATGTCTATCCCTGCATTATTTGGACATGGCTTGAATGATATGTTTATTCAGCCTCACCATTGCGAGCGTATTCACCAGGCATATGGG GGGGATAAAAGTATAATAAAATTTGAGGGTGATCACAATTCCCCAAGACCTCAATCATATTATGATTCAGTTTCAATATTCTTCTACAAAACATTGCATCCTCCTCTGTTGCCTGCAGCACGTTCTAATAAGCTACATATGGGTGCATTTAAAGTTGGTAATGTAACCAATGAG AGTTTCTTCTTTGAAATCATCAATGGTCTGCAGCCAGCTAACACTGCTGCCTGCAGTTCATCGACAGATGCACCTAACATTCCAAATG CTAAAAGATCTGCAGTTGACTTGCTGTCAGAAAGCTTGAATCAGCTGTCTGTTAACAACGAGACTGACTTG GATTTCCTTTTAGATGAAAATCGTAGCCTGTCAGAGATGGATGGGGATAGTGTTGGATCACGTCTGCAG GATAAAATTAGTAGGCACAATGAGGAGTCCTGCTCATACACGAGCTCTAACAGAGAAAGTTGGGGCAGATGTTCATCTTTAGGAGCGGCCAGTGATGATGAGTCATCCTCGGGGGATAATAACGATAAGCAGGAG AATAAGACAGTGAAGGCTCTGGCTACGCCTCAAAGACAAAGCCAGAGGAAACCATCTGataaagataaagctaaggagAAGAAGATCCGAGCACTGTGGAAGAAGATTAAGAGCGAGAAGGTGGAGATGGGGGACAGTCTATCACAGCGCTTCAGGATGTGCCTCGGCCAACCTGCTCGGCACAAGAGGAACAAATCGTCTGGAGAGCTTACAACTCCATAG
- the LOC101769118 gene encoding sulfated surface glycoprotein 185 — MAWLRRGNGVAISTGQRNGQPTTGERFFPRTPPHRHLLSAPTPSILHPLPAPSAALQRLPAPNPALHWLPGQIPPATSLPADPVRCPPLAPSSFPASSLPASRPPWPPRVSPPAPRVLPAPWLASSLPAWHQSAGAASSFRRRSWPGSSGTRRRAGGRAVSSPRDVCANTKSPHCSHGGMVMECLSGSDGKEAIAKAANLLYSASSKGCNSYTTYTRGYDKMDTVFTEAHMASALRAVGCGGPEPDLILVYGPVRCHLGFPAWRLRYTEIMHMGPLK, encoded by the exons ATGGCATGGCTCCGGCGCGGCAACGGTGTCGCAATCTCCACGGGGCAGCGCAACGGGCAGCCGACGACCGG CGAACGATTTTTCCCCCGTACCCCACCCCACCGACACCTGCTGTCCGCCCCCACGCCATCGATCCTGCACCCACTgccggctccgtccgccgccctCCAACGGCTCCCTGCACCAAATCCCGCCCTCCACTGGCTCCCTGGCCAGATCCCGCCCGCCACCTCCCTGCCGGCAGATCCCGTCCGCTGCCCGCCGCTGGCTCCGTCCTCCTTCCCCGCGTCCTCCCTGCCCGCCTCGCGTCCTCCCTGGCCGCCTCGCGTCAGTCCGCCGGCACCTCGCGTCCTCCCTGCCCCCTGGCTCGCGTCCTCCCTGCCCGCTTGGCATCAGTCCGCTGGCGCCGCCAGCTCCTTCCGCCGGCGGTCGTGGCCAGGCTCATCGGGcacacggcggcgagcgggcgggcgggctGTGAGCTCTCCCAGG GATGTTTGTGCAAACACCAAGAGTCCACATTGTAGCCATGGAGGGATGGTTATGGAGTGTCTTTCTGGTTCTGATGGCAAGGAAGCCATTGCCAAAGCAGCAAACTTACTATACTCAGCTTCCAGCAAAGGCTGCAATAGCTATACAACCTATACTCGTGGATATGATAAAATGGATACTGTTTTTACAGAAGCTCACATGGCTAGTGCATTGAGAGCAGTAG GTTGTGGCGGGCCAGAACCTGATCTTATTCTTGTGTATGGTCCAGTTAGATGTCATTTGGGATTTCCTGCTTGGAGATTACGGTACACAGAGATAAT GCATATGGGGCCACTGAAATAA
- the LOC101776636 gene encoding ultraviolet-B receptor UVR8: MRSLLLRTRAFASRRLLSSLAGAGGGDGTPRTGSVYGFGDNSHGAVGQPPPAADAYVPTPVPFLPSSVSAVAAGHYHSLAVSADEEVWAWGRNDEGQLGRGLHSPRNTWSNPEQVRGLENVQVRAVSASGVVSAAIGSDGSLWVWGRSKRGQLGLGKDIVEAAVPSRVEALSSYHVTKVSFGWGHAMALTKDGKLFGWGYSENGRLGEMGQSTRAPSAEEYIGKMVDKYSSSMMEAVEKMVEEKIRSEDNMPIIWEPSLVHEASPLEVSDVSCGIDHSLILLSDGVLLSGGDNTYGQLGRKAGLPKLLPVDMSYKPFSISASVGHSLALCHTSTEGTDGVETGVLSWGWNCSSQLGRSGQEDIPALVNCLSGVRPVSTSAGRVHSVVLTSRGEVWTWGSGRNGRLGLGSSIDEAEPYLVDTLEGVEVLQVAAGMDHNLLLVAE, translated from the exons ATGCGTTCGCTCCTCCTCCGCACGCGCGCCTTCGCTTCGCggcgcctcctctcctcgcttgccggcgccggcggaggggacggGACCCCGCGCACTGGCTCGGTATACGGGTTCGGGGACAACAGTCACGGCGCGGTaggccagccgccgccggctgccgacGCCTACGTCCCCACGCCCGTACCCTTCCTCCCGTCGTCCGtgagcgccgtcgccgccggtcaCTACCACTCCCTCGCCGTATCTGCCGACGAGGAGGTATGGGCGTGGGGGCGCAACGACGAGGGCCAGCTCGGTCGTGGGCTTCACTCTCCGAG GAATACTTGGAGCAACCCAGAACAGGTCAGAGGATTGGAGAATGTTCAAGTTCGAGCTGTATCTGCGTCAGGTGTTGTTTCAGCAGCAATCGGATCTGATGGCTCTCTATGGGTTTGGGGGAGGTCAAAGCGTGGCCAACTTGGACTCGGGAAGGACATTGTAGAAGCTGCAGTACCATCTAGAGTGGAAGCACTTTCTAGCTACCACGTCACTAAG GTATCATTTGGATGGGGGCATGCCATGGCATTGACCAAGGATGGAAAGCTATTTGGTTGGGGCTACTCAGAAAATGGTAGGTTAGGAGAAATGGGTCAAAGCACTAGGGCACCTTCTGCAGAAGAATACATAGGCAAAATGGTAGATAAGTATTCTAGTTCAATGATGGAGGCTGTTGAAAAGATGGTTGAAGAGAAAATTCGGAGCGAAGACAATATGCCCATCATATGGGAACCATCTCTTGTTCATGAAGCAAGTCCTCTTGAGGTGTCTGATGTGTCTTGTGGCATTGATCATTCCCTGATCCTCCTCT CTGATGGCGTTCTACTGAGCGGTGGTGACAACACTTATGGGCAGCTGGGTAGGAAGGCAGGGCTACCCAAACTGCTTCCTGTTGACATGAGCTATAAGCCATTCTCCATTTCGGCTAGTGTTGGCCACTCCCTCGCACTATGCCATACATCAACTGAAGGCACTGACGGTGTGGAAACGGGTGTCCTCTCATGGGGATGGAACTGTAGCTCTCAGCTTGGGCGATCCGGCCAAGAAGACATCCCAGCACTGGTCAACTGTCTGAGCGGGGTGAGGCCGGTATCCACCTCGGCTGGCCGAGTCCATTCGGTTGTTCTCACGTCGAGAGGAGAAGTTTGGACGTGGGGATCTGGACGGAACGGTAGGCTAGGCTTGGGCAGCTCAATTGATGAGGCAGAGCCGTATCTTGTGGATACATTGGAAGGAGTAGAAGTCTTGCAAGTTGCTGCAGGGATGGACCATAATCTCCTCCTGGTCGCCGAGTAG